One Fervidobacterium thailandense DNA window includes the following coding sequences:
- a CDS encoding 1-phosphofructokinase family hexose kinase — protein MILTVTLNPAYDKTVVVDSFEVGKTNRVESTNVEVGGKGINVSKVLKILGVANRALILVGEREKVDFETQLKSLGLDYDLVVVKRFHVRENIKVIERSAGQVTELNERGYVDEENVEDLILKKFQELVKHSSCVVLSGSLPEGIAPNFYARLINIAKGFGVQTVLDTSGIFLSEGLRANPDLIKPNVHELSELISSNSGFNVQSILKNGTNILLSKGAEGFEYYFDSRVIFAPGLRVNVKSTVGAGDALLAGFVAGNYTLEKIKLARACATAKIVYGFSGMTLENVLSFYSEEGIVCRNLSLR, from the coding sequence TTGATACTCACCGTTACACTGAACCCAGCTTACGATAAGACAGTCGTGGTGGATTCTTTCGAAGTGGGAAAGACAAACAGAGTCGAAAGTACGAACGTTGAAGTTGGAGGTAAGGGAATAAACGTTTCGAAAGTACTCAAGATACTCGGAGTTGCAAACAGAGCGTTAATTTTGGTTGGAGAGCGAGAAAAGGTTGACTTCGAAACTCAGCTCAAGTCACTTGGCCTGGACTATGATCTCGTTGTGGTGAAGAGATTTCATGTAAGGGAAAACATAAAAGTTATTGAGAGAAGTGCAGGCCAGGTAACGGAGCTCAACGAACGGGGCTATGTTGATGAAGAAAATGTTGAAGATTTGATTCTTAAGAAATTCCAAGAACTGGTCAAACATTCATCTTGTGTTGTTTTGAGCGGTTCGCTACCGGAAGGTATTGCGCCGAACTTTTACGCAAGATTAATCAATATTGCAAAGGGCTTTGGTGTTCAGACCGTTCTCGATACGTCTGGAATCTTCCTCAGCGAAGGTCTTCGGGCAAATCCCGATTTGATTAAACCAAACGTCCACGAACTCTCCGAACTTATCAGTTCTAACTCCGGTTTCAACGTCCAAAGTATTCTTAAGAACGGTACAAACATACTACTTTCTAAGGGTGCTGAAGGATTCGAGTACTATTTCGATTCGCGAGTAATTTTTGCACCGGGATTACGGGTGAACGTTAAAAGCACCGTCGGAGCTGGGGACGCTTTGCTGGCAGGTTTCGTTGCGGGGAATTACACACTTGAAAAGATTAAGCTGGCAAGAGCGTGCGCAACGGCAAAAATAGTCTACGGCTTTTCCGGTATGACTTTGGAAAACGTACTTTCATTTTACTCGGAGGAGGGGATAGTATGTCGAAACTTATCGTTGCGGTGA
- a CDS encoding DeoR/GlpR family DNA-binding transcription regulator, producing the protein MLREERLQKILTILKERRYESVRNLAKVLNVPEITVRRDLEYLEKLRKIKRIRGGATVEGEFLLEEHPFERKIVENIEAKKKIAQEAFKLIERHDVIFLDAGTTTYEIAELIFTLFDAPLTVFTNSLQVICKLHSKENIELFVIGNKLRHITGAFIFKNYDLNFLEGFHIFKAFIAANGFDDRFIYTPSDDEAFLKRRMIEISEVPILVADSSKAGKTATWKIAPITSFKYAIFDSLNQYVKEFQKSGVTVIVHDQQST; encoded by the coding sequence ATGCTTAGAGAGGAGCGTCTTCAGAAGATATTAACAATCTTAAAGGAACGTCGGTACGAATCTGTTAGAAACCTTGCGAAAGTTTTGAACGTCCCCGAAATTACCGTACGGCGTGACCTTGAGTATCTCGAAAAGCTTAGAAAGATAAAACGAATCAGAGGAGGAGCAACGGTCGAAGGTGAATTTTTGCTTGAAGAACATCCTTTCGAGCGAAAGATTGTTGAGAACATCGAAGCTAAGAAAAAGATCGCTCAAGAGGCTTTTAAACTTATCGAAAGGCACGACGTAATTTTTTTGGATGCCGGTACAACAACCTACGAGATAGCCGAACTAATATTCACGCTTTTCGACGCTCCGCTCACGGTTTTTACAAATTCACTTCAAGTAATCTGCAAACTTCATTCAAAGGAGAATATTGAACTCTTCGTCATAGGAAACAAATTAAGGCACATTACCGGTGCATTTATCTTCAAGAACTACGATTTGAACTTTCTTGAAGGTTTTCATATATTCAAAGCCTTTATCGCGGCAAATGGTTTCGATGATAGGTTCATCTACACTCCGTCGGATGACGAGGCTTTTCTAAAGCGTAGGATGATTGAAATATCGGAGGTTCCAATACTCGTTGCAGATAGCTCGAAAGCTGGAAAAACAGCAACGTGGAAGATCGCACCGATAACTTCGTTCAAGTATGCCATCTTCGATTCTCTGAATCAGTACGTGAAAGAATTCCAAAAAAGTGGAGTAACGGTGATTGTCCACGATCAGCAATCAACGTGA
- a CDS encoding PTS sugar transporter subunit IIA → MGVFKRELIIEVSSKTKSEVLKEISEFLKSKTLVKNSEEFLLEMMKREEHSTTGIGFGIAIPHAKSQAVVEPFVVVAKCQHDVEWNSLDDQPVRLVFAIGVPQNAPDEHLKILAKLSAKLMYEDFREALFKARTADEIYAVLKEIDSNA, encoded by the coding sequence ATGGGCGTTTTCAAAAGAGAACTAATAATAGAAGTTTCCTCGAAAACAAAATCAGAGGTTCTAAAGGAGATTTCGGAATTCCTGAAATCCAAAACCTTGGTGAAGAACAGTGAAGAATTCCTTTTGGAAATGATGAAAAGAGAGGAACACTCTACAACCGGGATCGGCTTCGGAATTGCAATTCCGCATGCGAAAAGTCAAGCCGTTGTCGAACCTTTCGTAGTTGTCGCCAAGTGTCAACACGACGTAGAATGGAACTCCCTTGATGACCAGCCCGTCAGATTAGTCTTTGCTATAGGTGTACCACAGAATGCTCCAGATGAGCATTTGAAGATACTTGCGAAGCTTTCGGCTAAGCTTATGTACGAAGATTTTAGGGAAGCTCTTTTCAAAGCACGAACCGCCGATGAAATCTATGCGGTTCTCAAGGAGATTGATTCTAATGCTTAG